GCAGGCGATTTAAATGGTGCGTACCACGCACCATAATAACTCAACAATGTACCTACAATTTCCTGATCAACACCTTTGAATTACGCTGATAGTTATACAGCCCCCGACGTTTGACTGGTAATTGATCAATTTTGGTATTCTTGAATCCACGTTCCCGGAACCAGTGGGTGGTACGGGTGGTGAGCACAAACAGGCTATGAATATCCTGTTGTTTGGCCTGTTGGCTGATGTGTTGTAACAGGGTATCACCACGCCCTCCTTTTTGATAATCAGGATGCACCACCAGGCAGGCGAGTTCAGCCACACCTTCTTTAACATAGGGGTAGAGTGCGGCACAGGCGAGGATCATCCCGTCACGTTCGATGACAGTGAAGTGGTTGATCTCCATCTCCAGCAACTCGCGTGAGCGGCGCACCAGAATGCCGTCCTGTTCCAGTGGCGTAACCAGTTCCAGGATACCGCCAACATCATCAATGCTGGCGGGTCGAATGTCCTCATAGGTCTCAATCGAGACCAGGGTGCCATTACCATCACGCGTAAACAGTTCCAATAATAGTGCGCCATCGGTATGACGATTAATAATATGCGTGCGATGCACACCATAGCGACAGGCATGGCTGGCACTGTGTAGATAGTGGTGGATATCCTCGGGTAGTTTGCGTCGGGATAACAAAATCTTTTCAGCATCCGCTGGTGTTAATTGAGCGATGAGCTTGCGCCTGGAATCACGCAGGTCGGAACCCTCGGTGAGGAATATGAGCTTATCAGCACCCAGTTCAATCGCTGTCGAGGTGGCAACCTCTTCAGCACTCAGATTAAAGACTTCCCCCGTGGGTGAATAACCCAGCGGTGACAGCAGAATGATATTGCCGTGATCCAGTTGCTGTTGTATGGCAGCGGTATCAATGCTACGCACCTCACCCGTATGCAGGTAATCGACCCCTTCCCGTATACCCAAAGGTTTGGCAGTGACAAAATTACCGGAACTCACACGAATATGGGCACCCGCCATCGGTGAGTTAGCCACCCCCATCGAGAGCAGTGCCTCGATCTCAACCCGGATCGCACCATTGGCCTCCTTGACGCAGGCAAGTGCCGCATCATCGGTGATGCGCAGACCGTTGACATAATGAAAATCGGTATCGCGTTGTTGCAGGCGTTGTTCAATCTGTGGGCGTGAGCCATGCACCAGCACCAGCCGGATACCCAGGCTATTGAGTACCGCAAGGTCATGGATCAGATTAGCAAAGTCTTTATCCGAGACCGCCTCGCCGGTAAAGGAGATGACAAAGGTACGTCCACGATGGGCGTGGATATAAGGTGCAGAATTGCGGAACCAGTCTACATAGGGTAGTTGATTCTTTTG
This DNA window, taken from Gammaproteobacteria bacterium, encodes the following:
- the argA gene encoding amino-acid N-acetyltransferase yields the protein MATQKNQLPYVDWFRNSAPYIHAHRGRTFVISFTGEAVSDKDFANLIHDLAVLNSLGIRLVLVHGSRPQIEQRLQQRDTDFHYVNGLRITDDAALACVKEANGAIRVEIEALLSMGVANSPMAGAHIRVSSGNFVTAKPLGIREGVDYLHTGEVRSIDTAAIQQQLDHGNIILLSPLGYSPTGEVFNLSAEEVATSTAIELGADKLIFLTEGSDLRDSRRKLIAQLTPADAEKILLSRRKLPEDIHHYLHSASHACRYGVHRTHIINRHTDGALLLELFTRDGNGTLVSIETYEDIRPASIDDVGGILELVTPLEQDGILVRRSRELLEMEINHFTVIERDGMILACAALYPYVKEGVAELACLVVHPDYQKGGRGDTLLQHISQQAKQQDIHSLFVLTTRTTHWFRERGFKNTKIDQLPVKRRGLYNYQRNSKVLIRKL